The genome window TGTAGATAATCCTGGCCAATGGTTTGGTGGTGCAAGACCAAATGTAAACTTTAATGGTGTTGCTATAGGACCATCAAATTATTTAAAAAGAAATGAAGATTTAAATTCAGCAGCAGCATTTAATTCATTTTTTACAATGAATTTTAAATTTACAGCCGCAAGTGGAGACGAAGAATTTGGTATAAGAGTAAACCAAGCTGATGTTTTCAAACCAGATTTTATTGATAATTACTATCCAACTTTCCCAGTTGGTACTCTTGATATTACTGGATACTACCAAGTTCAACACAGAGTATTAGGTAACGCTAATATATTTACAATTTCACATAATCAGTGATTATGTGAAATTGTCTCATTCATATGCAGTAGAAATAATTTACTAAATTTATTTCTACTGCTATTAAAATAAATTCATTTTTTTTATTAAAATTATAAATATATTTTACTTTTTATACTGTTAATAGACTTCCAATTAATAATTTTCTATTCATTAGATTTCCAAAAATAGATTATAAAATAAAATCAATACTACAAATTTTAATATTTGACATTTTAAACAAAAAAATATATTTAAATTTTCTGTTTTATAGTTATAAACAAATTATCTTACTTCATGGATAAGCTAAAGATGGATGCATATGAATTTAGTTGGGAGTTATATAAGGCTCAAACTGAAGATTTTAGTGAAGATCTTCAATTTTATCAAAACTTTTCAAAAGACTGTGTTACTCTAGATATCTTTTCTGGTTATGGCAGAATTTGCAATTTTTTATCAAAAAATAACCTCTTTATAAGTGCAGTTGAAAAAAATAAAAATTTTGCCTCACATATAGCTCTCCCTAAAGACAATATTTACATTACAGATATTCTTGAATTCCAAACTAAAAAAAAGTTTGAACGAATAATAGCCGGATATAATTCATTTTGCTTACTAACTGAAGATAATGATATTTTTAAATTTTTCTCTATTTTAAAATCTTTATTAAGTAGTAATGGGAAAATTTCATTAAACTACTTTCATCCTGAATTTTGGAAAGACTCTATCAATCAAGAATTTTTTTTTAATGGAATGACTATAAACTATATATCAGATTACAATCTAAATTTAGATAGAAAAGATATGGCTTTATGGATTGATAATTATATTGTAGGAAATAAAAAATACACTTATGATTATAAAGTAAAAGTATACAAAGATATTAACGAAATTAATAAATACTTAAAAAAATTTGGCCTCAAGATACTTGATGTTGTCCATAATTTTAACAACAGTAACACTTCGGAGTTAGGATGGCAAGACTACATCATTGGTCATTAATTTTAATACTATTACATACGAGTGGAATATGTTATGGAATAAATATACTTTCTTGGTGGGGATACCTAACTGAAAATGAATTAAAAGTAATAGAAGCTAAATGTTCTACGAAAATTTACTTTGATGAATATTATTCAAATGATGAATTTCTTAGAAGAGTTAGAAAAGACGATTATTCCATTATTATCTTTTCTAGTGTTGTATACAATTTTGTAAGTGATTTAGTTAAGAATCAAAGTGTATCTTTATCTAAATCAAGAAGTGAGTATAATTACTATTTGCTAAAAGAATTTAAAAAGAAAAATTTCCCCCAAAATATTGGTATATTTTCAGTTAGTTATACTGGATTTTTATACGATCAAAATAATTTTAATTTAGACACAAACGATGAAATAGAAGATATTTTTAGAAAAGCTGAAGGTAAAGTAATAAGTATTTTAGATGATCATATTGAATCTCTAAATCTTCTACAAAATTTGAATACTAAAAAAGAAATAAATTCTGTAGTTAACAGTTTTAGTAATTTATTAAATAATAAAACAGTATTTATTACAAATTACAATGATAAAATAGTAAAAAATAAAAATTTTGCTTTTTCTTTTACCTGGATGGGTGAGGCATTATATAGAATTAAGAAATACAATGATTACAAATTTTACATTCATCCAAAAATGAATTACTTGTCTGTAGATTTAATTTCTGCAATAAAAAATGATAATAAAACAAAATGCGTTATAGATACTCTTTTAAATAAAGACTTCCTAAATAATATATTGGCAAGTAATTTTTATATTTCACCATATAGCGACCTACTTAAATTAAACATTAAAAATAGCGGACTTGATTGGATTAAAATTCCAGATAAAAATGAATATAATTTAAAAAGTAATATATGGCAAAGAATAAAAATAAATTTGAAAAACTAAATTTAAAAAGATTAAAAATAAGATTAAATTTTTTCTCATTTTTACTAATAATTATATTTTATTTTTTCATAATATCTATTTTTTTAGTTTTTGTAATAAAATCTAGCGCTGAAAATAAAAATTTAATACTTGATAAAAAAAATCATATCTTTAATTTATATGTTAGTGAAATATTTAAAAACATATCTTTACTTGCTAACTCAACTGAATTTATTGACTATGTAAGATCTGGAAATCTTTCAAGATCAAATTTAAATACACAAATACTAAATACATTTAGTCACTATTTAGGCAAAGAAATTATTGGATTTAGTATTAATGATTTAAATTCTGTCGAGATGCTTTTTATAGGTAAAAAATCAAACACTAAATTAAAATTAACTGTTTGTTACTTAAATGATAAAACAGATTATGAATATGGAAGATGCTCAGCAAATTTAATTATTTACTTTAATAAATTTCTAATTTTTGAAAAAATAAAAAAAATCGAACCTGCAGTTGAAGAATGCATAAATTGTAGCCCGTTTTATTTAAAAAATGGATCTATCATAGATAATTTATACGTAAAAGAAGGTGATAATTTTCAAATAAAGTATACAATAACTAATAACATTTTTCTAAGTACAACAAATTTTTTATTTGTATCAGTTCTAATTATTTTACTACTAATACTTTTCATATTTCTAATTAATCATTGGATTTTAAATTCATATATATTCAATCCAATTAAGAATCTTCATGAATTTATTAAAAATGATTCAAAAAAATACAATTTTAAATTATCTGAAATTGATGAAATTTCCTCCACTATAATTAAGTATAAAAATTTTGAATTACTTAAATTTGAAGTTTCTAAACAACTTGAAATATCTAAAATTGCAGTACAAGTAGCTCATGATATAAAATCTCCAATATTAGCACTAAATATGTTTTTCGAAAAGGAAAAAATATTTTTGCCAGAAGAGAGTCGAATTATTATCCGAAATTCTATTCAAAGAATTCAAGATATTGCAAACAACTTAATATTTAAACATCAAGAAAGCAATAAAAAAAATAATGATAGATTAAATAACTTATCTACACATTTAGTTTCAAGTATAATTCATTCCTTAGTATCTGAAAAAAGGATACAATTTAGAAATTTAATTGACATAAATATTGAAGAAAAATTTCTGCATAATTCATATGGTTTATTTGCCAGCATTCAAATTAATGAATTTAAAACTATACTTTCTAATTTAATAAATAATTCAGTTGAATCTTTTGATGAAAAAAAAGGGAATATTTATGTCACACTGAATGAAAGTGATGGAAAAATTTGTATCTCAATTGAAGATAATGGAAAAGGTATTAAATCTGATTTAATACCAAAAATAGTAGAAAAAGGAGAAAGTTTTGGAAAACCTAATGGTAATGGGCTTGGATTATATCATGCAAAAGAAACTTTAAAATCCTGGGGAACATTTTTAGAGATTGAGTCAGAATTAATGAAAGGCACAAAAATTAGTATTTATCTAGATAAAAAGCCACCGCCCTCTTGGTTTGTTTCAGAAATTGAAATTCAACAAGATTCAATTTTAATTATAGTTGATGATGATATTTCTATTCATAATATTTGGAGCGAAAGATTAAAAGAAATTAATGTATCCAATAATTTTTTTGAAGTTATTCACTTTACTGATCCAAATTTATTCATCGAATGGAAAAATAAACTTACAGAAAACTCTAGCATCAATAAAAATAAAATGTATTATTTATGTGATTATGAATTTATTAATCATCCCTTAAATGGAATTCAAATAATTGAGAATTTAGGAATAAAAGATAGCTCAATTTTAATTACGAGTCACTTTGAAGACTATAATTTTACTGAATCATGTAATTTAAAAAAAATAAAATTAATACCTAAAAGTTTAGTCCATTTTGTTCCAATTAAAATTAAATTAAAAGAAATAAATATACCTAAAAATATTATTCTTATTGATGATGAGGAATTTATATACAATATTTGGAAACTTGATAAAAGATTTAATAATATATACTACTTTAATGATCCTTATTTATTCCTATCAAAAATGTCTCACTTTGAAAAGAGTTTACCTATTTTTATAGACTCATGTTTGGGAAATAATATAAAAGGAGAAGAACTAGCTAAAGAAATGTATCATTATGGCTTTAAAGAAATCTATTTAAATACTAATTATCCAAAAGAAATATTTCAAGAAATGTATTGGATTAAAAAGATAATAAACAAAGATTCTTCAAATTATTTTTAAAATGCTTTTACGTTAAATTTTTAACTCGCAATAAAAAATCATGCAAAATATTTCCAGTAGCTCCCCAAATATCTATTTCTCCAATTTCTTCTATTTTAATAGGATAATGCCATACTTTTCGAGTAAAATTCATGATAGCTCGTTCTTCTGTCCAACATTTTATTTGCAAAAGCTTTTCAATGCTTAAACATATTACATGACTGACTTCACTTTCGTTATGAATAAAATCTTGTTTATCCAAAAGCAAAGCACAAAATGGTTCTATATGATAACCAGAACGTGCAAAAGAATGATTTAATTTTATACTTGCCTTAATATCAGTCTTTTTAATACCAATTTCTTCATATGCTTCACGTAAAGCTGTATCTAAAGGACTTTCAAATGCATCTATCCTTCCACCAGGAAAAGAAACCTCACCTGCATGTTCTTTTAAGTGTGATGCGCGTATTGTGAAAACAAGTTGCCAATCACCAACTTTCACAAGGTCTTCGGTAAAATCTTTTTCTGGACATAATATAGGGAGCAAAATTGCAGATCTTCTTGCAAGATCTGGTACGTATTCATCCAGACCATTCATTTCTTCAAGTTTTTTAAATACTTTCAGTATTTTCTTTGTCATTAATTCCGTTCTTTTGCTCGCATATATAATTCACTATCCAGTTTAACTCTTCTTCCTCTACGATAAGGTTTTTGGGTTGGATCTGCAATAACAAAAGCAGATTCTAATTCACCTTCCTTTGTGCAAAGCAAAATTTTGTTTAAGCCTCCTTCATACTCAACCATTTTTAAAAATTCTTCTTTTTCTCCCGAAACCAAATTATTTTTAAAGTATTCTATTTGCGGAGACTTAGCTTTAATTTCAATAGGAAATTCATCACTTATACTACGCGCAAAAAAAGTTTCAGCAGATTGCACAGAGTTTTTTTGGACAAAAAGATATGAAAAGTTTAATTCATGATGATCTAATTTGGAAAATTTATCTATCAATGCAATTGTTTTTGGAGTATTCCAAGAGTGTCGAAACCAACACCAATCTTTTCTTGTTGTTTCTGTGGAAAGAGGGCAGTTTTTTCTATGCGCGCAGGGAGAAATAATTTGCCCATCATTATTTGCAGAAATAAATTCATTTCTTAAAGTACCTAGAGATTTAGCATGCTCTTCCTGCCCTGGCTCCATAACAAGAAGCAGTCCTCCATTATTTAATTTTGAATATAATGAATTCAAAGTTTTTGCTCGATGCTTTAATGGAATTTCATTAAACACATTAATTCCTAAAATAACATCACTATTTTTTGTTACTTTTTCAGGAGATGTTATATGTTCAACTGAAACAACAACACTTTCAAAAAGAGATTTTGTTAATAGCTTTTTTCCAAAATCAACAATTTTATCCGATCTATCAATTGCATTAATATGTATTTTTTTAGGTAAAATTAACTTATGATTTATGGAAAAAATATATTCAAGTACACTTAAAATGCCTATCGTTCCGCTTAAAGGACCACAACCAAAATCAGTAATAACTAGTTCATCTTTTTCTACTAGAAATAAACTTTCAATTGCAAAAATATTTTCATCTCTGACTAGAGTAGAAAAAACTCTTTCAATATTTGGCAATAAAAAAGAAGCTATATAAGCTTGGAAGCCATCTCCAGTATTCATATAATGCTTATCGAGTTTACTTCTATCTTGATTAAATTGATTCCATAATGTTTGAACATGTGAAGCAATTCTTTGAGTAAGAGCTTTTTTTTCAGTATTATTATCAAATATTCCTAAATAATTTTCCCAATTATTCATGTAATTGGCAATATTTATAAAAAATTTACTTTCTATCTCATAAAAATTTCGCATTCTAATTTTTTTCCTTACGTTTACTTTCTTTTAAAAACAGAACATAATTTTTAACAGCTTTATTGTGGTCATTTAAGTTTTTACTAAAGACGTGAGTCCCATCCCCTTTAGCAACAAAATATAGATCGTTTGAAATAGGATTTAGTGTTGCTTTTAAACTTGCAAGACCAGGGCTTGCTATAGGTCCGGGCGGCAACCCGTAGTTAGTGTATGTATTATACGGGGTAGGAGTTAGCAAATCTTTTTTAGTAATATTTCCTTTGTATCTACTCCACATACCATATATTACCGTAGGATCTGCCTGTAATTTCATTTTAATCTTTATTCTATTGAAATACACTCCTGCAACCCTTTCTCGCTCAGAAGCAGCTGCTGTTTCTTTTTCAACTATGGAAGCTAATGTAATATATTCTAATGGTGAAAATCCTAACTTCCTTGCTTTTTCATACATATCGGGTGTTACATTTTTCTTAAATGCAGATAATATTCCCTTTATGACCTGTTTTGGAGGTAAATTTGGATCAAAAACATAAGTTTCAGGGAAAAGAAATCCCTCTAAATTCTGAATTGAATAGTTTAAACTCAAAAATTGGATAAGTTCTTTTGAATTCATAAGCTCTAACCATTTTTTAACTGGTACTTTTGGAAAATCTTGTGTTAATTTTTCTGCAACTTGATAAATATTTAAACCTTCAGGTATTGTTACCTTAATAGTTAAAATATCACCTTTTACTAATTTACTAATAACCTCTTCAGGCGTTACATCTTTCTCAAATCGATAAGTTCCAACTCTTAAATTTCCAGTCAACTGCATTATTCTTGCATAATCAACTAACAATTTAGGATATCTAATTACATGCAGTTTTTCTAAATCAAATGCTAACTTGCTAAAATTAGTTCCATCTTGTAAGTAGTAATCTACAGCCTGTAAATTAGAGGGATTTGGTGTTTTATACCAATAAAATATTCCTGTTATAATAATGCTAAATATTATAAATAATGAAACAAATATTTTTTTACTCATTTTACAATTCCCATAATTTCAACCTAATATTTACTTTCTTTTTTACAATTCCCACAATTTAAGACCAATATTTCTTCTAACTTCATTTATATTTGGCGCTAATCTAATTGCATTAATATCCCAAATTTTTTTATACATTCCAAAATACTGGGTGTTTAAATCAAAAAACTCTTGACTACTTATTTGCTCAATTTTATCTTTTTCTTTTATAAATATTATATTTGTGTTCGATAAGTAATCAGTAAAAGAATAAATTCTTGGACAACTATCTACACCAAATTTCGTACGACTTGCTAATCTATTCGTTAAAATAATTTGTTGGCTATTTTTATTGCTCGCTAAATTCTTTGTAGAAAACCAAAGTGATGTACCTGAATAACCTAAATGCCCATAGATATATTCCCTATCTTTAGGCCAATTTAAAATACCACATGTTGAATCTTTGCTTGTTGGAGTATCTAATCCATAAACAAACCTTACATTTTTATCATGAATGTATCCTATGTTTTCTAAATAATTTTTCTGGTAATGAGCTAATTCTTCAGTCGCTAGTTTTACATCGGAAATTGTTCCAAAATATCCAGAATGTCCAGAAACAATATTTGTATTTGTTGAAAAAGAAGAAAGTATATTAGCATTAGTGTCACTAACATTCCCAAATAAATTAGTCTCAGTTCCCGCAAAATTGTCTTTATAAGCAGAAATATACGGATAAAATGGGATACTCTTTTTAGTTTCATTTGGCGTTAAGGAAGCATGAAAAAATTTTGTTTTAACTTTCTCATTTAATTCATTTAAAATTTCTATCCAAGAAGATTCCCGCATAAAAAAAGATTCAATAAGTCTTGATAAAATATAGTAATTTATATCAGAATAGACGAATTCTGAAAATTGTTCATTTTTAAAATATTTTAAACATGTATTGTTTAAATTTTCCTTAACAATATTTGAATAATTTTTTTCGTTATGATCAAGTATTGTTTGATATATTTCTTTATCATTAGAAATATAAGTATTTTTATGTTGCCATTTTCCTATTCCCATCCAAAACCAATTTTTAGCCCCTGAATAGTGAGAAAGAAA of Pigmentibacter sp. JX0631 contains these proteins:
- the mltG gene encoding endolytic transglycosylase MltG, which produces MSKKIFVSLFIIFSIIITGIFYWYKTPNPSNLQAVDYYLQDGTNFSKLAFDLEKLHVIRYPKLLVDYARIMQLTGNLRVGTYRFEKDVTPEEVISKLVKGDILTIKVTIPEGLNIYQVAEKLTQDFPKVPVKKWLELMNSKELIQFLSLNYSIQNLEGFLFPETYVFDPNLPPKQVIKGILSAFKKNVTPDMYEKARKLGFSPLEYITLASIVEKETAAASERERVAGVYFNRIKIKMKLQADPTVIYGMWSRYKGNITKKDLLTPTPYNTYTNYGLPPGPIASPGLASLKATLNPISNDLYFVAKGDGTHVFSKNLNDHNKAVKNYVLFLKESKRKEKN
- a CDS encoding small ribosomal subunit Rsm22 family protein, giving the protein MRNFYEIESKFFINIANYMNNWENYLGIFDNNTEKKALTQRIASHVQTLWNQFNQDRSKLDKHYMNTGDGFQAYIASFLLPNIERVFSTLVRDENIFAIESLFLVEKDELVITDFGCGPLSGTIGILSVLEYIFSINHKLILPKKIHINAIDRSDKIVDFGKKLLTKSLFESVVVSVEHITSPEKVTKNSDVILGINVFNEIPLKHRAKTLNSLYSKLNNGGLLLVMEPGQEEHAKSLGTLRNEFISANNDGQIISPCAHRKNCPLSTETTRKDWCWFRHSWNTPKTIALIDKFSKLDHHELNFSYLFVQKNSVQSAETFFARSISDEFPIEIKAKSPQIEYFKNNLVSGEKEEFLKMVEYEGGLNKILLCTKEGELESAFVIADPTQKPYRRGRRVKLDSELYMRAKERN
- a CDS encoding HAMP domain-containing sensor histidine kinase; protein product: MAKNKNKFEKLNLKRLKIRLNFFSFLLIIIFYFFIISIFLVFVIKSSAENKNLILDKKNHIFNLYVSEIFKNISLLANSTEFIDYVRSGNLSRSNLNTQILNTFSHYLGKEIIGFSINDLNSVEMLFIGKKSNTKLKLTVCYLNDKTDYEYGRCSANLIIYFNKFLIFEKIKKIEPAVEECINCSPFYLKNGSIIDNLYVKEGDNFQIKYTITNNIFLSTTNFLFVSVLIILLLILFIFLINHWILNSYIFNPIKNLHEFIKNDSKKYNFKLSEIDEISSTIIKYKNFELLKFEVSKQLEISKIAVQVAHDIKSPILALNMFFEKEKIFLPEESRIIIRNSIQRIQDIANNLIFKHQESNKKNNDRLNNLSTHLVSSIIHSLVSEKRIQFRNLIDINIEEKFLHNSYGLFASIQINEFKTILSNLINNSVESFDEKKGNIYVTLNESDGKICISIEDNGKGIKSDLIPKIVEKGESFGKPNGNGLGLYHAKETLKSWGTFLEIESELMKGTKISIYLDKKPPPSWFVSEIEIQQDSILIIVDDDISIHNIWSERLKEINVSNNFFEVIHFTDPNLFIEWKNKLTENSSINKNKMYYLCDYEFINHPLNGIQIIENLGIKDSSILITSHFEDYNFTESCNLKKIKLIPKSLVHFVPIKIKLKEINIPKNIILIDDEEFIYNIWKLDKRFNNIYYFNDPYLFLSKMSHFEKSLPIFIDSCLGNNIKGEELAKEMYHYGFKEIYLNTNYPKEIFQEMYWIKKIINKDSSNYF
- a CDS encoding CoA pyrophosphatase, which produces MTKKILKVFKKLEEMNGLDEYVPDLARRSAILLPILCPEKDFTEDLVKVGDWQLVFTIRASHLKEHAGEVSFPGGRIDAFESPLDTALREAYEEIGIKKTDIKASIKLNHSFARSGYHIEPFCALLLDKQDFIHNESEVSHVICLSIEKLLQIKCWTEERAIMNFTRKVWHYPIKIEEIGEIDIWGATGNILHDFLLRVKNLT